A genomic segment from Thamnophis elegans isolate rThaEle1 chromosome 3, rThaEle1.pri, whole genome shotgun sequence encodes:
- the LOC116506224 gene encoding proteinase-activated receptor 1-like: MDSSMKMLFPLLFILCMLFATVNTNSEYMSLWLATFNTAIFIQDSSDQIILSSKPRKLLPAVINSTNENLPDIHYKERSLIYFLRDIETYFTNPWLTQFLPAVDILSFVLGLPLNALAIHIFVTKTKLWKPAVVYMLNLAFADLLILSMLPFKIAYLINGHDWVFGPIMCRLVCSTFFCNMYSSVLLMTGISIDRFLALVCPMKSLPWRTARRASVICFAIWLLAIVGASPLLAFDLILWIPQMNITTCFEVSALVESFNYYLFALSIFFFFIPLLISTACYICIIRRLVMARFMVQPGRKRRAIFLSGIVLCTFFLCFGPANILLLMQIFFPPEQLQSITFAHMLSLSLTALNCCLDPLIYYYASSECQRQIWSALCPRKLLLVRKVSQTSSNIAPSPKGLEPSFPI; the protein is encoded by the exons ATGGACTCTTCTATGAAGATGCTGTTTCCCCTTCTCTTCATACTCTGCATGTTATTTGCTACAGTGAACACAAATAGTGAGTACATGTCACTGTGGTTAGCCACTTTTAATACAGCGATTTTTATACAAG aTTCATCAGATCAAATTATTCTTTCATCTAAGCCCAGGAAACTTTTGCCAGCTGTAATCAATTCTACAAATGAGAATCTGCCAGACATCCACTATAAAGAAAGAAGTCTCATATACTTTTTACGTGATATTGAAACGTATTTCACTAATCCATGGCTGACCCAGTTTCTCCCCGCGGTCGACATTCTTTCATTTGTTCTGGGTCTTCCCTTAAATGCTTTGGCGATTCATATTTTTGTGACGAAGACGAAGCTTTGGAAGCCGGCTGTGGTGTATATGCTCAATCTCGCTTTTGCAGATCTGCTCATACTGAGCATGCTGCCTTTTAAAATCGCATACCTCATTAATGGGCACGACTGGGTCTTTGGGCCTATTATGTGCCGGTTGGTCTGTTCTACTTTCTTCTGCAACATGTACAGCTCCGTTCTGCTGATGACAGGGATCAGCATCGATCGTTTCTTGGCTTTGGTTTGCCCCATGAAGTCTCTGCCCTGGCGCACAGCAAGACGGGCCTCTGTGATCTGTTTTGCCATCTGGCTGCTTGCCATAGTGGGGGCGAGCCCGCTGCTTGCCTTTGATCTCATTCTGTGGATACCTCAGATGAACATTACCACTTGCTTCGAGGTGTCTGCTCTTGTGGAATCCTTCAACTATTACTTATTTGCcttatctattttcttcttttttatcccGTTACTAATTTCTACTGCTTGTTATATATGCATTATAAGGCGACTTGTTATGGCCAGGTTTATGGTGCAGCCAGGGAGGAAGAGACGTGCGATCTTCTTGTCCGGCATTGTCTTGTGCACCTTCTTCCTTTGTTTTGGTCCGGCCAATATCCTGCTATTAATGCAAATCTTTTTCCCGCCTGAACAGCTTCAGAGCATCACTTTTGCTCACATGCTCAGCCTTTCCCTGACTGCCCTCAACTGTTGCCTCGACCCCTTAATCTACTATTATGCCTCCTCAGAATGCCAGAGGCAGATCTGGAGTGCTTTGTGCCCCAGAAAGCTGCTTCTGGTTAGAAAAGTTAGTCAAACAAGCAGTAACATAGCACCCTCTCCCAAAGGCTTAGAGCCATCATTTCCCATTTAG
- the F2RL1 gene encoding proteinase-activated receptor 2, whose translation MGRLCQPWLGVLVLGGALAVASAAVKNQTLISKGGRSFIGHKTNLTHKEGYNIDEFASQILKGKLTTVFLPMIYIIVFIIGLPSNALALWVFFFRTKKTHPAVIYMANLALSDLLFVIWFPLKIAYHVNGNNWIYGEVLCKILVGFFYGNMYCSILFMTCLSVQRYWVIANPILHSRKKSEVAMKVSAAVWIVVLLGTVPLYLINQTVYISNLNITTCHDVLPQSVLANDMFNYFLSLAIGVFFFPAILTTGAYILMIKTLNASITDVTIGKKRRRAIKLIITVLSMYLICFLPSNILLVVHYAQIKSNGFSNIYASYIIALCLSTLNSCIDPFIYYFISKDFRDNLKNALLCRSVRTTKRMQVSLSSNRYPRKSPSYSSSSNTTKSTY comes from the exons ATGGGGCGCCTCTGCCAGCCTTGGCTGGGTGTCCTGGTCTTGGGAGGAGCTCTAGCCGTCGCCTCTGCTGCAG tgAAAAACCAAACTCTCATTTCAAAAGGAGGAAGAAGTTTTATTGGTCATAAAACCAATTTAACACATAAAGAAGGATACAACATAGATGAGTTTGCAAGCCAAATCCTTAAAGGAAAACTGACTACAGTTTTCCTCCCTATGATCTACATTATAGTCTTCATCATTGGCTTGCCAAGCAATGCTTTGGCTCTATGGGTTTTCTTCTTCAGAACAAAGAAGACGCATCCTGCGGTGATATATATGGCTAATTTGGCTCTGTCAGATCTCCTTTTCGTAATCTGGTTCCCTCTGAAAATTGCTTACCATGTTAATGGCAACAACTGGATCTACGGGGAAGTCCTCTGCAAAATACTTGTTGGATTCTTTTATGGAAACATGTACTGCTCTATTCTTTTTATGACATGCCTCAGTGTGCAAAGGTATTGGGTAATTGCAAACCCCATACTGCACTCAAGAAAGAAGTCAGAAGTTGCTATGAAAGTTTCAGCTGCAGTATGGATCGTGGTGCTGCTTGGCACAGTGCCGCTATATCTTATTAACCAAACTGTTTATATTTCTAACCTTAACATCACTACATGTCATGATGTCTTACCACAGTCTGTGTTGGCCAACGACATGTTCAACTACTTCCTTTCCCTGGCTATTGGTGTCTTCTTCTTCCCAGCCATTCTCACAACGGGGGCTTACATTCTCATGATAAAGACTCTTAATGCTTCCATAACAGATGTCACgattgggaagaaaaggagaagagccaTCAAGCTCATCATTACCGTACTTTCTATGTACTTGATCTGTTTCTTGCCTAGCAATATTCTGCTGGTGGTCCATTATGCCCAAATCAAAAGCAATGGCTTCAGTAACATATATGCATCATATATTATAGCCCTTTGCCTTTCTACTCTAAACAGCTGCATTGATCCGTTTATCTACTACTTCATTTCAAAAGACTTTAGGGATAATCTAAAAAATGCCCTCCTCTGTCGAAGTGTGCGCACCACCAAGAGGATGCAAGTCTCCCTCTCTTCAAACAGATACCCAAGAAAATCCCCCTCTTATTCCTCTAGTTCAAACACAACTAAGTCAACTTATTAA